Genomic window (Streptomyces yatensis):
GTCAGGACGCACGAGCAGCCGCACCTGCCGCAGAACGGGCAACGGTAGCCGGTGCAGCAGCGCCGCCAGGAACGCCCGGTCGCCCGGAGTGAACCGTACTCGGGCACCACCGAGTTGGCGTTCGAGCACCGTGATCTGATGGCGGAGGGCCAGGATCTCCGCATCCTTGTCCCGGTCGCTCATCGGCAGCAGACGCAGCAGCGCGAGCGCGTTGGTCACTCCCAGGTAGGCCAGTCGCAGCAGCACGGTCGATCATCATGCCGCGTCGACTACCGGCTACGCGACAGCGCCTACTCGAGCGACGAGGCCGACGACCGTCAGTCCAGGTGCAGGCTTCCGACCAGGGCGGATGCCATTCTCGGCAAGCGCAACGTTGAGCTCGCAGGCCAGCATCGTGGGGGAGAGTTCGGGGTCGGCGAGGTGGCGGTCCGCGAGGTCCTTCGTGGCCTGGGCGAGTGGGGGTGCCAGCCGGGGTTCCACATCGTCGAACCGGCCCCTGGCCACCGCTTTGGTCAGCTCGATCAGGGCGCTGTGGGCGGCGTGGACACCGGCCGGACCGAGGTCGGTGACGGTGGAGCGGACCATGTTCGCGTGGGCCACCAGCAGGCGCGCCTCGGCCGAGTCCGCCGGCCCGGTGATGACCCGGTCTCCGAGCAGCGGTGCGAGCGTCTCCGCCTCGCGTTCGTCATTCCGATGCGGCTCCATCCTATGGAGCTGAGTTCTGCCCGGATGCCGCTCGGGTTCACGCGCGTGCCGTTCACCGCGCTGGTCGGAAAGCCGGCCATGACGGGCTCGCGCATGAGGTACGGGGCCCGTCTGCTCCGGGAATCGTCCGTCGGCCCGGTCCGCGCTACCGGCCCCACCGATGGCAGGTCCAACGCCGGGATCGCCGCCCAACTCGTGCTGAGCCCGCTGACCGTACGACGCCACATCCAACGCGCCATGACCAAGCTGCACGCCCGCGACCCCGCACAACTCGTCGTCATCGCGTACCAGAGCGGCCTGGTGAAACCACGCCCCGCATCGGACGTGAGCGACGTCTCGGCAATGGGGTGCACGTTCCTCATGATGGCACCGCCAGCGTCCTGGGCAGTGACGTCAGTGGTCCGCTGTGCCTGCCTCCGTGACCCACTTCATGGGCTGGCCTGTTATGGCGGCGATCATGTCGTAGTCCTGGTCGTAGTGCAGCACGGTCACCGCATGTCGTTCGGCTGCTGCGGCGATCAGCAGGTCAGGCATGGACAGTGCGCGGTGGTTGCCTTTGGTGATGGCCTGTCGCTGGATGTCTTTGGCCCGGTCCCACACTTCGTCGGGCATCGGCAGGTAGTCGAAGCCGGACAGGAACCAGTGCAGGCGCTTCGCGTCGTTGTCGTTGCGTGCGGAGTACATCACCTCCATCTCGACCGGTCCACACACAGCCAGTACGCCATCCTCGTGGAGTGGGTCGAGGACCTCGGCCACCTTCGGCTTGCGCCATCGCTGGAGGGCGGAGTTGTCGATCAGGAAGCGCTCACTCACGCCACGTTCCTGCTGTCGGGCTCCGTCCGGCTGTCGTAGGTCAGGTCCAGGTCACCGGACTTGATCGCGTCGATGCCCTCCTGTCGCAGCCGACGCTTGACAGCTTCCTCCATGGCCATGCGCACAGCCTTGGCCTTCGTCTTCACGCCGTACAGGCGCATGGCGTGTTCCACCATCTCATCGTCGAGATCGATCATGGTGCGCGACATCGAAAACTCCTTTCGTCGGGGACGACGGCCTTCAAAATGATAGCAGTATGAGGCGTTGAAGTGGTGTCGTTTGAGGGTTAATGGTCGTGCGGGTGTCGCTGCGGCCTTGCGCGCGCGCAAAGCCGCATAACGGGCTCCGTTTGATGATCAAGCCTGCGGCCTGGGCGTATGAATGGCTGGTACTAACGGTGTTCGTTGAGTGCGCCGCACCCCGTAGATCGTCCATGGGTTCGGTTTCCTGGACTCCTGCTCCGGGAGCGCGTGGGACGACTCCCGTGAGGCGCTGAGGATGTTGGGCGGGTGTGATTCCAGGCTGGTGATGTCGGAAGAGGAGCGATCGGATTCGGGGCGGCTGTAAGTTCCCCGGGGGCGTTGTGTGGAGTGAAGGTGTGCGGTTCATGACGGCATCCGGGTCGGCGGATGGTCATGGTGTTGGAGTGAAGCGTTGCGGCGGCAGGAGGGACGCGTTCGGGGGTCGGGCGTTGGGAGCGGTGTTCTCTTGCTCTGTACGGCGGTGTACGGCTTCGAGGCGGTCTGCTACAGACCGATACCGATCGTTGCGGAGAGTTGCCGCGCGGCTGGGGGTCAAGGGGTCGCAGGTTCAAATCCTGTCGTCCCGACCAGCGTTTTCGCAGGTCGGAGGCCGTTTCCGCAGGTAGCGGGAGCGGCCTTAACCGTTTCCGGGCTGGGAGCGATGGGGAGTCCTCTGGGAGCCCTCGTGCTCCCAACTCGCGGACGTGTCAACGGTGTCCGATTCGTCCGTCACTCGATCCGGTAGACCTGCGGCGCCGTACCGAGCCCCTGCGTGCCGTCGTCAACCGTAGGCCTCTGAGGTCACCCCGTCGATCTGGATGCTCTCTGCATCGAGAGGCATAAGAACCCTTGTCGGCTCCCGACCCTCTTTCGCCTCCCCGTACTTGCCATCGCGGTCGCGTAACAAGAAGTGCAGGGACCCTATGCGTATGCCCAGGTCGGCGGTGAGATTCCGCGCCTGCTGCGCCGCCCAGTCCCATGTCGGGCGTGCGGTGATCCCGGTGATGTGCAGCCGCCGGATGCCGTGCTCGAGGAACACCAGCGCGTACAAACGCTTGCCGGGGGCGGTGTCGATGGGAAAGAAGTCTGCCGCGATGATGCCCTCGGCTTGCACGGTCAGGAACTCGCGCCAGGTGGGACCTGAGCGACGTGGCGCCGGATCGACGCCCGCGGCATGGAGGATCTCCGTAAGTTGTTTGGTCGCCCGGGAGGGCCGGATGTGGCTGATGAGGATCTTGCCTTGAGCGTGGCTCTCTGGGAGTGGCCGTCCGGTGCGTCGGCGCGCGGTGTAGTCCCACTTCGCGGCGATGAACCTGCGGTGCCGGGCCAGCAAAGTGCCGGGGGCGACAGGGACACCTCGCGCCAGTGGCGTCGGGGTATCAGCCCGGACAGGGCGGCAAACCAGAACCGGTCGGCGAGCTCGTAGCGGACTGGTCCGGCCAGCTGGCGACGCAGGACCGCGTTCTCGTGCCGCAGCGCCAGAAGTTCCGTGTCCTTCGCCGTCCCGCGACGGAGGAGAACTGATGGAACGGTCAGCAGCTTCCGGGTCACGTTGTACAGCAAGGACACGATCACGGAGGACATGATCCCAGCGGACTGGCCGTACCACTCCCACCTGCGACGACGACTTTTCGAGCGGACAGGGTGGCGGAGCCGTAAGGCGTCACCAGAATCTGCATGGCGATGATAAAAATCGACGTCGTGTAGAGTTTGAGGTGGGGGAGCAACCAGGCTCCTTCCGAGTCCCAGCTGGAGGAACAATGCAGCAGCAGAAGTGGCTCATCACCGGCGTCAGCACGGGCCTCGGACGTGCCTTCGCCCAGGCCGCCCTGGCCACCGGGCACACCGTCGTCGGCACGGTCCGCTCCGAGGAGGACCTGCGGGCCTTCGAGGGGCTTAAGCCCGGGCACGCTCACGGCCGCATCCTGGACGTGACGGACGACCACGCCGTCTCGAATGTGATCACGGAGGTAGAGCAGAGCATCGGTCCCTTGGATGTCGTCATCGCCAACGCCGGCTACGGCCTGGAGGGCACCTTCGAGGAGACGCCGCTGGCCGAGGTGCGGCGGCAATTCGAGGTCAACGTATTCGGGGCAGCGGCCACCCTGCGCGCAGCACTGCCCCACATGCGCCGACGCCGCCGCGGACACCTGATGGCCGTCACCTCCATGGGCGGGCTCATGGCCGTGCCCGGCATGTCCGCCTACTGCGGCAGCAAGTTCGCCCTGGAAGGCATCCTCGAAGCACTGGGCAAGGAGGTCGCACAGTTCGGGATCCACGTGACGGCGATCGAGCCCGGCTCCTTCCGCACCGACTGGGCCGGACGGTCCATGACACGCACCGCGCAGTCCGTCGACGACTACGACGAGCTGTTCACCCCCATTCGCGAAGCGCGGCAGAAGGCCAGCGGGAACCAACTGGGCAACCCGGCCAAGGCCGGGGAAGCCGTCGTGCACATCACGACGGTGGACCAGCCGCCGGCCCACCTCGTCCTGGGCTCGGACGCGCTACGACTGGTCGCCGCTGCGCGCACTGCCGTGGACGAGGACATCCGCGCATGGGAGACGCTCTCCCGTACGACCGACTTCGACGAGGGCGCTCAGCTCTGATGCCCGGCCACCACCCCGCGCGGAACCGGCGCGCCACCGAACGCAAGGGCGATGTCCGAGAGCGGGCCATTCTCGACACCTGCGAAGCTCTGCTCGCGCAAAAGGGCTACGACGCCATGACCGTCGGCGACATCGCCCAGGGCGCCGGCATCACACGCGGCGCCCTGTACTTCTACTTCGGCTCCAAACAAGAAGTGGTCACGGCACTCGTGGCCCGGACCGTTGAACACCTGTGGGAGCGATCCCGGGCCACTGCGCAGGCCGACGAGCCGCGCCAGGCCATCGCAGAAGCCATGCAGCGCACGGTAGAGCTGTGGAACGAGCACGGCCTGGTCATGCGCACGGCGATCGACCTGTCCCTGACCGTGCCGGAGATCGGCGAGCTGTGGAGCCGTACAGCCGACTTGTTCATCACAGCCATCACCGCTGTCCTGGAACGAGCCGGCGTTCAGCCCGGCACCGAACCGGAACAAGCGTCGGCGATGGCACGCGCCCTGTGCTGGATGATCGAGCGGACCTTCTACCACGCCTCGCAGGAGTCCCGCGAGAATTTGCAAAAGGCATCCTCGACCTGCGAACACATCTGGCTGGTCAGCGCCGGGCTGACCGCCTGATACATCTGGCATGGACGGTGGAGCATAAGACGTTGTCCTATGTGGGTGTGTGAGTAGAGGAGTTGGGTGGGCCGACCGTTCTGTCCCTGCGCACAAGCAGGAGCAGTGGGGCCGGACGCTGAAGTGATCCTGAGCTTTTCCGGCCTCGGGGTCCAGCTCGGCGCCCGGGTGCTTGCCGAGATCGGAGACGATCGACAGCGGTTCGCCGACGCCCGGGGCCTCAAGGCTTACGCCGGATCGGTACCCATCACCCGCGCGTCAGGCAAGAAACACCACGTCGGACGCCGCGTGGTGAAGAACGACCGACTCAACCATGGCGGCTACCTGTGGGCCTTCTCAGCCTTGCGATCCTCGCCCGGAGCCACTGCCTCCAGACCGGCGAAATCGACGAACACGTCGCGTTCCCCTCCGAACTGGCCGCAGCCGCTTGACACGTTGGCATCGTGGGATGTCTGGGCTGAACCGCACCGAAGGTCCGCGATCCGCACACTGCCGACCTGTGGACGTGGCTGATCATCGCCGCCCACACCCAACTCCGCCTTGCCCGGCCCCTCGCCGAGGATCTTCGCCGCCCCTGGGAACGGCCGACGCAGCCTCGTCGGCTCACCCCTGCCCGGGTCCGACGGGGGTTCCGCCACCTCCGCGTGAAGACCGCCCGTCCCGCCGACGTGCCCGGACCCTTCAAGTCCGGCCCCGGACGCCCACCAGGCTCGAAGAACCGCAGGCCAGCCCCACGTCACAAGCCTGGGAGGACCATGAAACGAATGGAAACCCTCACCGAACACATCCGCCTGAGACAGCAGCAAGCTTAATGATCAAGCTTAGATGACACCGACTGCCTCGGCGCGGTGAACGACCGCCGCTGAGACCACGGCGCGAGGCAGGCTCGCTGACCAGCACGTTTCTTTCAGCAACCACATGGGGGGCCGGGGTCCTGCTTGCCTATTTCCTCGTGCCGCCCGTAATCGTTGAGCAGTAGTTGCGTGGTGATGTTGATGTGCTGGCTGAGTGCCTCGACGACGCCTGGTACATCCCGGGCGATGGCGTGATCGCAGATCATCTGGTGTTCTGCGGCGACATCGCGGTGGCTGTGCTCGGCCGGTGTGCGGGCCCAGCAGCGGTAGACCTCGGCGGCATCGCGCAACTGTGTGGCGATGTCCCGCAGCTGCCGGTTGGGACATCCCTCCAGCAGGACGCGGTGGAAGCGGGCGTGGGCGTTCAGCCAGTGTTCGCTGAGGGCTCCGTCGTCGCTGAAGTACGGAGTGCGGGCGAGATGGTGGTGTGCCGCGAGCAGATCGGACTCCCACTCGATGGTGCCGGCGGCGACGGACTCCCGGACCACGTGGATTTCGATGAATACGCGGGCCTCGGTCAGCTCCTGAAGGCGCTCGGGGGAGACGGTGACGACCCGGAACCCTCGCTGTGGCGCGAAGGTCGCCAGCCCCTGGCCGACCAGCCGGGGCAGCGCCTCCCGTATTACCCCGCTGCTGGCGCCGTAGCTGTCCTTCAGGGCTTCCACGCGCAGACGTGAACCGGGTTCGTGTCGTCCGTTGAGGATGTCCGCGCGCAGCCGCTGGTAGATCTCCTCGGCACGGGTCATGGAGCTGGTAGTCGCCATGTCGCAGATTCTAGCGCCCCTAGATATTCTAAAAAAATCTCGAGATTTTCTTGACGTGTCGACTGGGAGGGGCGTTGACTCTGGTCATCCAGAAGCAGGAAGACCGGAGGCGGCGCGCGATGCGGACGACGACCAGAGCAGGACGGATGTGCCTGGTGACCGGAGAGGCGGTGATCGATGTCGAGCAGGCCAGTGCAGGCCGGTTCCCGGCTGATCCGCTGGCAGTGTTCGAGGAGTGGGACGCCTTCCGGTCCTGGGCCGCTGAGCTGGAGGCTGCGGGTGTCCAGGCGCCGGCCGGGCCGGACGGCAGCGTCTCGCCGACACCGCGGCAGGTGTTCGCGATCGGGCTGAACTACCGCGACCACGCCGAGGAGGCCGGCCTGGCGGCACCTGAGTCCCCGTCGGTCTTCACCAAGTTCGCCACGTCCCTCACCGGCCCCGACACGCAGCTGCGGCTGCCCGGCGGCCGCGTTGACTGGGAGGCCGAGCTGGTGGTGGTGATGGGGCGCCGGGCGGAGCACGTTGCCGCAGGGGGTGCCTGGTCCTACGTGGCCGGGCTGACCGTGGGGCAGGACTACTCCGAGCGCGATGTGCAGTCCGTGGGCCCCGTGCCGCAGTTCTCTCTCGGCAAGTCCTTCCCCGGATTCGCGCCGACCGGCCCGGTGCTGGTCACGGCCGACGAGTTCGCCGATCCGGACGACCTGGCGATCGAGTGCCTCGTCAACGGGGAGAGCGTCCAGAAGTCACGAACCTCTTCGATGATCTTCCCGGTCCCGGAACTGATCGCACGGCTGTCCGCGGTGTGCCCGCTGCTGCCGGGCGACCTGATCTTCACCGGCACCCCCTCAGGAGTGGGACATGCCCGCACCCCCCAGCGCTACCTGCGGCCGGGAGACGAGGTCGTCACCCGTATCGAGGGCATCGGACAGCTCCGGCAGACCTGCGTCGCCGCCTGAGAGAGGGGTACCCCATGCCTTTGCACAGACTTCAGTCACTCACCGTCGGAGTGCCGGATGTGGCCGAGGCGGCCGACTACTACGTCGACTTCGGACTCGAGGAGGTGGCACCCGGACGGTTCGCCACCGTCGAGGGCGGCGAGCAGTTCTTCCTCGAGTACTCTCCCGTCCGGCGGCTGCTGGGGATGACGGTCGCCGCCGACGACGGCGACGACCTGGACCGGATCGCCGCGAACCTGGAACGGCTCCAGTTGCCGTGCGAACGCGACACCGGCTCCCTGCGCACCAGGGAACCCATCGCCGGTGTATCGGTCGAGGTCCGTGTCGCACCCCGGCTGACCCGGATCACCGTCCCGGCCACCCCGTACAACGGTCCCGGACGCCTGGACCGTGCCGGCACCCGGGCACCCGTACTCTCCCGCACCGACCCAGTCCGGCCCCTGGCCCTGGGCCACGTCGTCATCGGTTCGGTGGAACAGGAGTCGACACAGCGGTTCTTCACCGAAGGACTCGGATTCAAGGTCAGCGATGTTGTGCCCGGCTCGGCCGCGTTCCTGCGCTGCTCCACCGACCACCACAACGTCCTGGTGCAGCAGGCGCCACTGAACTTCCTGCACCACACCTCGTGGCAGGTGACGGATGTCGACGAGGTGGGCCGGGGCGCCACGCGCATGCTCACCGAGCACCCGGAACGCCATGTGTGGGGGCTCGGCCGCCACCACATCGGCTCAAACTTCTTCTGGTACCTCAAGGACCCGGCCGGCAACTTCAGCGAGTACTACGCCGACATGGACTGCATCGTCGACGACCAGCTGTGGACGCCACGCTCCTTCGAGGGCATGCAGGCGCTCTACACCTGGGGGCCTCCGCCGCCGCCGTCGTTCCTCGCCCCCGAAGACCTGGCCGCGCTGATGGCCGGCGCCCATAAGGCCAATAACTGAGAGCGCTCGACACCGTAAACCGCGGCAAGGCGCGTTGCCCCGCCCGCATCACACGGATGAGGCCCCGAGCCGCATTCCTGCGCCGACCCGCCGTCGACGAGCCGCACAGAGACACCTCCGCCCCTTTCCCGCAGCGCCGCGGTCAGCAGTCGCGACGGGTGAGACTGTTGAAATCGGAGCCGGAACATTGAGCACACCAGCCTTCGTCCGTCGGCGCGGCCAACCGTCCCCGGGCCCTTCATCGCCGTCAGGCACCGCACTCGCCGTGGGCCTGGCTGTGATGACGCTGGAGGGCTTCGACCTCGTCGCCTACGGTGCGACCACTCCGCTGCTGCTGGGCTACCGTCCCTGGCACCTCTCCGTCGCCTTCGTCGGCCTGCTCGGCAGCCTCACTCCGATCGGCATGCTCGTCGGCTCCCTGCTGGTCGGCCAGTTCACCGACCGGTTTGGCCGGCGCCGCACGACCCTGATCAGTATCGCGGTGGTCAGCGCCGGGATGTTCGCCTGCGCCGTGGCAACCCTTCCCTCACTGTTCGGCGCCGGCCGATTCGTCGTCGGGCTCGGTGTCGGTGCGATCTACCCGGCGATGGCCCCACTGATCTTCGAACTGGCCCCGGACAGGCGAAAGAACCTTTACTCGGGCATCGTCCAGTGTGGGACCGCCATCGGCGGTTCGTTCGCGGCCCTCGTCGCCAACACACTGCTGAGTGGGCACAGTTTCCACCAGGAGTACCTGGTCGGCGGCATCGCCGGTCTGCTTCTGCTGCCCATGGCCTTCGTCTGGCTGCCCGAGTCCACGGAGTACCACCAGGCGGTCAGCGCGTCGGCCCCCGACCTCGGCAACCGTGGTGTCCGGCTGGTGTTCAGACCGCCCTACCGCGGCACCACCCTGATGTTCTGCGCCATGGCGGCCCTGTCGTTCTTGCTCATCTTCGGCATGAACACCTGGCTGCCGCGGCTGATGCAGACGGCGGACTATCCGTTGCAGGACTCCCAGACCTTCCTCGTGCTGCTGAACCTCGGTGCCACCGTCGGCGGGCTCGCGATGGCGCTGCTGGCTGACCGTGCCGGATCGAGGGGCCCGATCACGGCCAGTTTCGCCCTCGGAGCCGCCGCGATCGTCGCCATGAGCGCCCAACTGCCGCTGCCGGTGCTCTACGGCATCGTGATAGTCGGCGGCTGCGGCGCGGTCGGGGTCCAGGGGCTGATCAACGTGTACATCTCGCGTTCCTACCCGGTGACCGCGAGGGCCAGCGCGGTGGGTGTCGCGCTCGGGGTGGGCCGCATCGGCGCCATCGTCGGCCCCACGCTCGGCGGCTGGATCCTCGCGGCCGGCCTGGAACCCCGCTGGAACTTCGTCCTCTTCGCCGTCCCCGCCGTCCTCGGTGCGGCCCTCGCCCTGGCTGTCGGCGGACGGACATCCCAGAATCAGGGCCGTCTCGCCCCCGCGCCGCGCGCCAAAGAGCCGACGGCCGGACACACAAAATGAAAGAGCGCATCATGGACACCTACGACATCGCCGTCGTCGGCTGCGGCCCGGTCGGACTGGCTCTCGCACGACTGTTGGCCATGAAGGGGCTCCGGGTCGCCGCCATCGACCCCAACCGGCTCGTCTGCCAGCATCCGCGCGCCACGCATCTCGACGACGAGACCATGCGCCTTCTGCAGACCCTGGGCGCGCAGGACATGGAACACCGGTTCCTGCGCCAAGCCGCCTGGACACTGCACCGGGAGGACGGGCGGGCCTTCCTCCAACAGATGCTGCCCGAGGAGGAGTCGGACCAGGGCTGGCGCACCGACTACCAGTTCCACCAGCCGGACTTCGAGTCGCGGCTGCGGGGTCTGCTGGCGGCCGACGCGAACGCGGACCTCTGGTTCGGCTGGACGGCCACCGCGATCGAGCAGGACGACAAAGCGGTGCGGCTCACGCTGCTCGACCGGTCGACCGGAGCCGAAACCACTCTCACGGCCGGCTACGCCGTCGGCTCCGACGGCGCCAACTCCTTCGTCCGGCAGGCGATGAACGCCGAAGTCGAGGACCTCCACGGCACTCAGCGTTCCCTCATCGTCGACATCCACCCCTTCGAACACCCTGCACAGCTCCCAGCGGACAGCGGATTCATCTGGTGCGAGGGGAAGCGGCCCGTGACCTACGTCCCGATCTTCCCACCCATGCTCCGCTTCGAGTTCATGCTGCTCGACGAGGACGACGCGGCAGAGCTCGAACGACCGCAGTCGGTGTACGACCTGCTGAGCCGCTGGCTGGAACCCGGCAGCTACCGCATCATGCGTACTGACACCTACGAATGGCACGCCCGGCTCGTGCACGGCTGGCGGTCCGACCGTCTGCTGCTCGCCGGCGACGCCGCGCACGAAATGCCTCCCATGCTCGGCCAGGGCATGTGCTCCGGGCTGCGCGATGCCGCGAACGTGGCGTGGAAGCTCGCCGCCGTGGTCAAGGGCGAAAGTCCCCAAGCCCTGCTCGACACCTACGAAAGCGAGCGGGCTGCGCACGTGCGCCCTTACATTGAGGAATCCGCTCGGCAGTCCAACCTGATCGAAGCCCTCGGAATGGGCGCGTTCCCGGAGCTGAACGGAACGCAGACGATCGAGAGGTACCGGCCGCTGCTAGGGCCAGGCGTGGTTGTCCAGCCCGGCGGAGCCATCGGGCAACTGAGCCCGCAGCCACGCGGCGCGAACGGGGAGAAGCTGGACGATGTGAGCG
Coding sequences:
- a CDS encoding PIN domain nuclease, whose protein sequence is MSERFLIDNSALQRWRKPKVAEVLDPLHEDGVLAVCGPVEMEVMYSARNDNDAKRLHWFLSGFDYLPMPDEVWDRAKDIQRQAITKGNHRALSMPDLLIAAAAERHAVTVLHYDQDYDMIAAITGQPMKWVTEAGTADH
- a CDS encoding type II toxin-antitoxin system VapB family antitoxin; its protein translation is MSRTMIDLDDEMVEHAMRLYGVKTKAKAVRMAMEEAVKRRLRQEGIDAIKSGDLDLTYDSRTEPDSRNVA
- a CDS encoding oxidoreductase produces the protein MQQQKWLITGVSTGLGRAFAQAALATGHTVVGTVRSEEDLRAFEGLKPGHAHGRILDVTDDHAVSNVITEVEQSIGPLDVVIANAGYGLEGTFEETPLAEVRRQFEVNVFGAAATLRAALPHMRRRRRGHLMAVTSMGGLMAVPGMSAYCGSKFALEGILEALGKEVAQFGIHVTAIEPGSFRTDWAGRSMTRTAQSVDDYDELFTPIREARQKASGNQLGNPAKAGEAVVHITTVDQPPAHLVLGSDALRLVAAARTAVDEDIRAWETLSRTTDFDEGAQL
- a CDS encoding TetR/AcrR family transcriptional regulator → MPGHHPARNRRATERKGDVRERAILDTCEALLAQKGYDAMTVGDIAQGAGITRGALYFYFGSKQEVVTALVARTVEHLWERSRATAQADEPRQAIAEAMQRTVELWNEHGLVMRTAIDLSLTVPEIGELWSRTADLFITAITAVLERAGVQPGTEPEQASAMARALCWMIERTFYHASQESRENLQKASSTCEHIWLVSAGLTA
- a CDS encoding GntR family transcriptional regulator; the encoded protein is MATTSSMTRAEEIYQRLRADILNGRHEPGSRLRVEALKDSYGASSGVIREALPRLVGQGLATFAPQRGFRVVTVSPERLQELTEARVFIEIHVVRESVAAGTIEWESDLLAAHHHLARTPYFSDDGALSEHWLNAHARFHRVLLEGCPNRQLRDIATQLRDAAEVYRCWARTPAEHSHRDVAAEHQMICDHAIARDVPGVVEALSQHINITTQLLLNDYGRHEEIGKQDPGPPCGC
- a CDS encoding fumarylacetoacetate hydrolase family protein, whose protein sequence is MRTTTRAGRMCLVTGEAVIDVEQASAGRFPADPLAVFEEWDAFRSWAAELEAAGVQAPAGPDGSVSPTPRQVFAIGLNYRDHAEEAGLAAPESPSVFTKFATSLTGPDTQLRLPGGRVDWEAELVVVMGRRAEHVAAGGAWSYVAGLTVGQDYSERDVQSVGPVPQFSLGKSFPGFAPTGPVLVTADEFADPDDLAIECLVNGESVQKSRTSSMIFPVPELIARLSAVCPLLPGDLIFTGTPSGVGHARTPQRYLRPGDEVVTRIEGIGQLRQTCVAA
- a CDS encoding VOC family protein, yielding MPLHRLQSLTVGVPDVAEAADYYVDFGLEEVAPGRFATVEGGEQFFLEYSPVRRLLGMTVAADDGDDLDRIAANLERLQLPCERDTGSLRTREPIAGVSVEVRVAPRLTRITVPATPYNGPGRLDRAGTRAPVLSRTDPVRPLALGHVVIGSVEQESTQRFFTEGLGFKVSDVVPGSAAFLRCSTDHHNVLVQQAPLNFLHHTSWQVTDVDEVGRGATRMLTEHPERHVWGLGRHHIGSNFFWYLKDPAGNFSEYYADMDCIVDDQLWTPRSFEGMQALYTWGPPPPPSFLAPEDLAALMAGAHKANN
- a CDS encoding MFS transporter; translated protein: MGLAVMTLEGFDLVAYGATTPLLLGYRPWHLSVAFVGLLGSLTPIGMLVGSLLVGQFTDRFGRRRTTLISIAVVSAGMFACAVATLPSLFGAGRFVVGLGVGAIYPAMAPLIFELAPDRRKNLYSGIVQCGTAIGGSFAALVANTLLSGHSFHQEYLVGGIAGLLLLPMAFVWLPESTEYHQAVSASAPDLGNRGVRLVFRPPYRGTTLMFCAMAALSFLLIFGMNTWLPRLMQTADYPLQDSQTFLVLLNLGATVGGLAMALLADRAGSRGPITASFALGAAAIVAMSAQLPLPVLYGIVIVGGCGAVGVQGLINVYISRSYPVTARASAVGVALGVGRIGAIVGPTLGGWILAAGLEPRWNFVLFAVPAVLGAALALAVGGRTSQNQGRLAPAPRAKEPTAGHTK
- a CDS encoding bifunctional 3-(3-hydroxy-phenyl)propionate/3-hydroxycinnamic acid hydroxylase; its protein translation is MDTYDIAVVGCGPVGLALARLLAMKGLRVAAIDPNRLVCQHPRATHLDDETMRLLQTLGAQDMEHRFLRQAAWTLHREDGRAFLQQMLPEEESDQGWRTDYQFHQPDFESRLRGLLAADANADLWFGWTATAIEQDDKAVRLTLLDRSTGAETTLTAGYAVGSDGANSFVRQAMNAEVEDLHGTQRSLIVDIHPFEHPAQLPADSGFIWCEGKRPVTYVPIFPPMLRFEFMLLDEDDAAELERPQSVYDLLSRWLEPGSYRIMRTDTYEWHARLVHGWRSDRLLLAGDAAHEMPPMLGQGMCSGLRDAANVAWKLAAVVKGESPQALLDTYESERAAHVRPYIEESARQSNLIEALGMGAFPELNGTQTIERYRPLLGPGVVVQPGGAIGQLSPQPRGANGEKLDDVSGYGFTVVGKPEVTSAVSVDVQQLWRQLGVVAVPETGPAIDRWLAEHAAAAAIIRPDRYTFALVADTAELERATRDLARTASVQEVGV